A single Cucumis melo cultivar AY chromosome 4, USDA_Cmelo_AY_1.0, whole genome shotgun sequence DNA region contains:
- the LOC103503901 gene encoding agamous-like MADS-box protein AP3 — translation MYVYFSHKQQQQQQERRRRRRRKSKNMARGKIQIKRIENPTNRQVTYSKRRNGLFKKANELTVLCDAKVSIIMFSSTGKLHEYISPATSTKELFDQYQKTLGVDLWISHYERMQDNLKKLKDINRNLRRQIRQRMGECMNDLSFEELRCLEQDMDNAVRIIRERKYRVISNQIETHKKKLKSVGEIHKSLLQEFDIATEEDPHYGLVDNGGVGVGIGGGDYESIMGFSGAAHPRIFALRLQPNHNHNNLLNNIHLHNPPPSDLTTYPFLE, via the exons ATGTATGTCTATTTCTCCcacaaacaacaacaacaacaacaagaaagaagaagaagaagaagaagaaaaagcaaaaaTATGGCTCGTGGGAAGATCCAGATCAAGAGAATAGAAAACCCTACAAACAGGCAAGTGACTTACTCTAAGAGACGCAACGGGCTCTTCAAGAAAGCCAACGAACTGACGGTTCTCTGCGATGCTAAAGTCTCCATTATCATGTTTTCCAGCACAGGAAAACTCCATGAGTATATCAGCCCTGCCACTTC gaCTAAGGAGCTTTTCGATCAGTACCAGAAGACTTTAGGCGTCGATTTATGGATCTCTCACTATGAG AGAATGCAAGACAATCTCAAGAAGCTCAAAGATATCAATCGAAATCTCCGAAGGCAGATTAG GCAGAGGATGGGGGAATGTATGAATGATCTGAGTTTTGAAGAACTCCGATGTCTTGAGCAAGATATGGATAATGCTGTCAGGATCATCCGTGAACGCAAg TACCGGGTGATCTCAAACCAGATTGAAACACACAAGAAGAAG TTAAAGAGCGTAGGAGAAATACACAAGAGTCTTCTACAAGAGTTC GACATTGCAACTGAAGAAGATCCACATTATGGGCTGGTAGACAATGGAGGAGTAGGTGTAGGAATTGGAGGAGGAGATTATGAGTCAATTATGGGGTTCTCAGGTGCTGCCCATCCTCGCATTTTTGCATTGCGTCTCCAGCCCAACCACAACCACAACAACCTTCTTAATAATATTCACCTTCATAACCCTCCTCCTTCAGATCTCACTACCTATCCATTCCTTGAGTAG
- the LOC103503902 gene encoding S-type anion channel SLAH4-like: MVMAASVSEITILQMESPGNGSTDYEENGGVSSPPGGGDGILSAVETMLVKFHAGYFRIGMSVGCQTLLWKIMAVQNNDLLHPTVLIVLWSMGFFLLFCLSVFYLLRCFFHFRLVQCEFLHHVGVNYLFAPWISWFLLLQSAPFLPPRATLYKVLWWVFAIPVVVLDVKIYGQWFTKGRRFLCSVANPTSQLSVIGNLVGAQAAGRMGWKESALCLFSLGIVHYLVLFVTLYQRFSGVDRLPSMLRPVFFLYIAAPSFASLAWESISGAFDTSSKMLFFLSLFLFTALICRPLLFKRSMKRFNIAWWAFSFPISALALASIQYHHQVKALPAKILMLLLLTISVFVVVSLVAATVFNSALLLPDDDPLFNPSTQRNSTLDESHRQEQPLT; this comes from the exons ATGGTTATGGCAGCATCCGTCTCTGAGATCACCATCCTCCAAATGGAATCTCCTGGAAACGGAAGCACCGATTACGAAGAAAATGGTGGCGTTTCAAGTCCGCCGGGTGGTGGGGATGGGATTTTATCGGCGGTGGAGACGATGCTGGTCAAATTCCATGCAGGGTATTTCCGGATCGGAATGTCTGTGGGTTGTCAAACGTTGTTATGGAAAATCATGGCCGTACAAAATAACGATTTGCTTCATCCCACGGTTCTCATTGTTCTGTGGTCAATgggtttctttcttcttttttgtctctcTGTTTTTTACCTCTTGAGATGTTTCTTTCACTTCCGGTTGGTCCAATGCGAATTTTTGCATCATGTTGGGGTTAACTACCTTTTTGCCCCTTGGATTTCTTGGTTCCTTTTGCTTCAATCCGCACCGTTTTTGCCCCCTCGAGCTACTCTTTACAAG GTATTGTGGTGGGTATTTGCAATCCCAGTAGTGGTGCTGGACGTGAAAATATATGGCCAATGGTTCACGAAAGGAAGGAGATTTCTATGCAGCGTTGCCAATCCCACCAGCCAACTCTCCGTCATTGGAAACTTGGTCGGGGCTCAGGCAGCCGGCCGGATGGGTTGGAAGGAGAGTGCATTGTGCTTGTTTTCTCTGGGGATCGTTCATTATTTAGTACTGTTTGTGACGCTTTATCAACGGTTCTCCGGCGTCGATCGGCTTCCTTCCATGCTCCGGCCGGTGTTCTTTCTTTACATAGCAGCTCCAAGCTTCGCGAGCTTGGCTTGGGAATCCATTTCTGGGGCCTTTGATACATCTTCCAAGATGCTCTTTTTTCTCTCCCTTTTTCTGTTCACCGCCCTG ATTTGCAGGCCTTTACTATTCAAGAGGTCAATGAAAAGATTCAATATAGCATGGTGGGCCTTCTCCTTCCCAATCTCAGCACTAGCTCTTGCCTCCATTCAATATCATCACCAAGTGAAAGCCCTCCCAGCCAAAATTCTAATGCTACTTCTTCTTACCATCTCAGTTTTTGTTGTTGTCTCCCTTGTCGCCGCTACTGTATTCAACTCTGCATTACTCTTGCCCGACGACGACCCACTTTTTAATCCCTCAACTCAACGCAACTCAACTTTGGACGAATCTCATCGTCAAGAACAACccttaacttaa